The Janthinobacterium lividum genome has a window encoding:
- a CDS encoding GntR family transcriptional regulator: MNHQLDSLVHVNLGKSVYAMLREALAAGRFQPNDRLRIRELALQLGTSVTPVRDAMLQLVQEEALVLRSPRDFRVPVLSVARYLEIRALRLELEGLGAFEAAQRIDDATLADLERLLQANEEAIARHDLPTALQCNQAFHLGLAQAASMPTLKRFVDHLWMQTAPLIAAGYASFSPDMRVGHHHAIISALRQRDSAAARRAIEQDILDGGTQMLAYVMRQERIHAGATEQGKEKDEEEHDEHQAQD, encoded by the coding sequence ATGAACCATCAATTGGACAGTCTGGTGCATGTCAATCTGGGCAAGTCCGTGTACGCCATGCTGCGCGAAGCGCTGGCGGCCGGGCGCTTCCAGCCGAATGACCGGCTGCGCATCCGCGAGCTGGCGCTGCAGCTGGGCACCAGCGTCACGCCCGTGCGCGACGCCATGCTGCAGCTGGTGCAGGAAGAGGCGCTGGTGTTGCGTTCGCCGCGCGACTTCCGCGTGCCCGTGCTGAGCGTGGCGCGCTACCTGGAAATCCGCGCGCTGCGCCTGGAACTGGAAGGCCTGGGCGCGTTTGAAGCGGCGCAGCGCATCGACGACGCCACCCTGGCCGACCTGGAACGCCTGCTGCAGGCGAATGAAGAGGCCATCGCGCGGCACGACTTGCCTACGGCCCTGCAATGCAACCAGGCCTTTCATCTGGGCCTGGCGCAGGCGGCCAGCATGCCGACGTTAAAACGCTTCGTCGATCATCTGTGGATGCAGACGGCGCCCCTGATCGCCGCCGGCTATGCCAGCTTTTCGCCCGACATGCGGGTGGGTCACCACCACGCCATCATCAGCGCGCTGCGCCAGCGCGACAGCGCGGCCGCGCGGCGCGCCATCGAACAGGACATCCTCGACGGCGGTACGCAGATGCTGGCCTATGTCATGCGCCAGGAGCGCATCCACGCCGGCGCAACGGAACAAGGAAAAGAAAAGGACGAGGAAGAACATGACGAACATCAAGCACAAGATTGA
- a CDS encoding SDR family oxidoreductase, which yields MTNIKHKIEQKTAIVTGASRGIGHAVAERFRSLGWRVITVSRSPIPGGCPRSQEHNTHVCMDLSDLSQIGQMVETLRPMLGDSKLHALVNNAGVSPKGPGGSRVNSLTTDMQTWQEMYNTNFFAPLALTRGFAQELSNAHGAVVNLCSIAGYRVHPFAGSAYASSKAALASLTREMANDMAPLNVRVNAIAPGEIDTAILSPGTSHIVDTQIPLRRLGTTAEVADLVEFLCSERASYITGAEIPIDGGQRI from the coding sequence ATGACGAACATCAAGCACAAGATTGAACAGAAAACGGCCATCGTCACGGGCGCCAGCCGCGGCATCGGCCACGCCGTCGCGGAACGCTTCCGTAGCCTGGGCTGGCGCGTCATCACCGTCTCGCGCAGCCCGATTCCCGGCGGCTGCCCGCGCAGCCAGGAGCACAACACGCATGTGTGCATGGATTTGTCGGACCTGAGCCAGATCGGGCAGATGGTCGAGACGCTACGCCCCATGCTGGGCGACTCGAAACTGCACGCCTTGGTCAACAATGCGGGCGTGTCGCCGAAGGGGCCGGGCGGCTCGCGCGTCAATTCGCTCACTACCGACATGCAGACATGGCAGGAAATGTACAACACGAATTTCTTTGCGCCGCTGGCGCTCACGCGCGGCTTTGCGCAGGAATTGTCGAACGCGCATGGCGCCGTCGTGAACCTGTGCTCGATCGCCGGCTACCGCGTGCACCCGTTTGCCGGCTCGGCCTACGCCAGTTCGAAGGCGGCGCTGGCGTCGCTGACGCGTGAGATGGCCAACGACATGGCGCCGCTGAACGTGCGCGTCAACGCGATTGCACCGGGCGAGATCGACACGGCCATCCTGTCGCCCGGCACTTCGCACATCGTCGACACGCAAATCCCCCTGCGCCGCCTGGGCACGACGGCCGAAGTGGCCGACCTGGTGGAGTTCTTGTGCAGCGAGCGCGCCTCGTACATCACGGGTGCGGAAATTCCCATCGACGGCGGCCAGCGCATTTAA
- a CDS encoding amino acid racemase produces MTQHIGIVGCSAEGAALCYRTICEEGAHALGAYEHPEVSMHTPPLARYVACLNAGDLSGVAELMLASARKLAAAGAEFLICPDNTIHQAFELMAPRSPLPWLHIADVVAAEAAARGYQRVGLTGTRWLVDSAVYPDRLAARRIACVRPGEDERSEINRIIMEELVPGVVNPDSVARFQAIIAGLREQGCDAVILGCTEIPLIISDANSPLPTLDSTRLLARAALRRALAA; encoded by the coding sequence ATGACCCAACATATCGGCATCGTCGGCTGCTCGGCCGAAGGCGCGGCCCTGTGCTACCGCACGATTTGCGAAGAGGGCGCGCATGCGCTGGGAGCGTATGAGCACCCGGAAGTATCCATGCATACGCCGCCGCTGGCGCGCTATGTGGCATGCCTGAATGCGGGCGACCTGTCTGGTGTGGCCGAGCTGATGCTGGCGTCGGCGCGCAAGCTGGCCGCGGCCGGCGCCGAGTTCCTGATCTGCCCCGACAACACCATCCACCAGGCATTCGAGCTGATGGCGCCCCGTTCGCCGTTGCCATGGCTGCATATCGCGGACGTGGTGGCCGCCGAAGCGGCGGCGCGTGGTTATCAGCGCGTGGGCCTGACGGGCACGCGCTGGCTGGTCGACAGCGCCGTGTATCCGGACAGGCTGGCCGCGCGCCGCATCGCTTGCGTGCGGCCCGGCGAGGATGAACGCAGCGAGATCAACCGCATCATCATGGAAGAACTGGTGCCGGGCGTGGTCAACCCGGACAGCGTGGCCCGCTTCCAGGCCATCATCGCCGGCTTGCGCGAGCAGGGCTGCGACGCCGTCATCCTCGGCTGCACGGAAATCCCGCTGATCATCAGCGATGCCAATTCGCCGCTGCCGACGCTCGATTCCACGCGCTTGCTGGCGCGCGCCGCCTTGCGCAGGGCGCTGGCCGCCTGA
- a CDS encoding heme-degrading domain-containing protein encodes MDHYADLLQTLAQQEESLQFERFDNDAALAVGLWIVEEVRKRGKAVTVNITRNGQILFHHAMTGATADQADWIRRKNNTVQRFCRSSYYMGISYKSRGSTFEDVKYLDDIEFAGHGGAFPLLIRGVGLVGTVTVSGLAQADDHALVVAALQAQLDK; translated from the coding sequence ATGGATCACTACGCCGATTTGCTGCAAACCCTGGCGCAACAGGAAGAATCCCTGCAATTCGAACGCTTCGACAACGACGCCGCGCTGGCCGTGGGCCTGTGGATCGTCGAAGAAGTGCGCAAGCGGGGCAAGGCCGTCACCGTCAACATCACGCGCAACGGTCAAATCCTGTTCCACCACGCCATGACGGGCGCCACGGCGGACCAGGCGGACTGGATACGCCGCAAGAACAATACGGTGCAGCGCTTTTGCCGCAGCTCCTACTACATGGGCATCTCGTATAAAAGCCGCGGCAGCACCTTCGAAGACGTGAAATACCTCGATGACATCGAGTTTGCGGGCCACGGCGGCGCTTTCCCCCTGCTGATACGCGGCGTGGGACTGGTCGGCACGGTGACCGTTTCCGGCCTGGCGCAAGCCGACGACCACGCGCTGGTGGTGGCCGCGCTGCAGGCGCAGCTGGATAAATAG